One genomic window of Punica granatum isolate Tunisia-2019 chromosome 1, ASM765513v2, whole genome shotgun sequence includes the following:
- the LOC116192642 gene encoding glucan endo-1,3-beta-glucosidase 10-like: MELSISLPGLSLFLLLLLSAMAAPPMVAGIGINYGQIANNLPSPEQVVPLVKSIGATKVKLYDADPKVLCAFAKTGIEFTVGLGNEYLAQMRNLDRARAWVKNKVQAFLPDTKITCIAVGNEVLTSNNTVLVESIVPVMENVHTSLVELGLDKQVTVTTAHSIAVLETSYPPSTGRFRRDLTGCMTKVLDFQCRTGSPFLINAYPYFAYQASPKQVTLDFVLFQSSQGILDTSTNLHYENMLFAQIDAMYSALSAIGYKNLTVHVSETGWPSKGDANEVGATPENAKKYNGNLMKIVSQKKGTPMRPDHEFNLYVFALFNENLKPGPTSERYYGLFNPDGTPVYSLGIPAKDGNSNSNTTSSGGSGGGSAIWPPPPNGYLSITSSSGRTEPAGASVVLGLALLKLFFLYRIY, translated from the exons atggagctCTCCATCTCTCTCCCGGGCCTCTCTCTGTTTCTGCTGCTGCTCCTCTCAG CTATGGCGGCTCCTCCAATGGTGGCCGGGATCGGGATCAACTACGGCCAAATTGCGAACAACCTGCCCTCACCCGAGCAAGTGGTTCCGCTCGTCAAGTCCATTGGGGCCACCAAGGTCAAGCTCTACGATGCTGACCCGAAGGTCCTGTGCGCGTTTGCGAAGACGGGCATTGAGTTCACGGTGGGACTGGGCAATGAGTACCTGGCCCAGATGCGGAACCTCGACCGTGCCCGGGCCTGGGTTAAGAACAAAGTCCAGGCCTTCCTGCCCGACACCAAAATTACCTGCATTGCCGTTGGTAACGAGGTGCTCACATCCAACAATACCGTCCTCGTTGAGAGCATTGTCCCGGTGATGGAAAATGTCCATACTTCCCTCGTCGAGCTCGGGCTCGATAAACAGGTCACTGTCACCACTGCCCACTCCATCGCTGTGCTTGAGACATCCTACCCACCCTCGACCGGCAG GTTCCGACGGGATCTGACAGGGTGCATGACCAAGGTCTTGGACTTCCAGTGCAGGACCGGCTCGCCGTTCCTGATAAACGCCTACCCGTACTTTGCCTACCAGGCCAGCCCCAAGCAGGTCACCCTGGATTTTGTGCTGTTCCAGTCGAGCCAGGGGATCCTGGACACATCGACCAACCTGCATTACGAAAACATGTTATTTGCCCAAATCGATGCCATGTACTCGGCCCTGAGCGCCATTGGATACAAGAACTTGACTGTCCATGTGTCCGAGACCGGGTGGCCATCAAAAGGAGACGCAAATGAGGTCGGAGCAACACCAGAGAATGCAAAGAAGTACAATGGGAATCTGATGAAGATCGTGTCCCAGAAGAAGGGTACACCAATGAGACCGGACCACGAGTTCAACCTCTACGTCTTCGCCCTCTTCAATGAAAACCTGAAGCCCGGACCCACCTCGGAGAGGTACTACGGTCTGTTCAACCCCGACGGCACCCCGGTCTATTCCCTGGGAATTCCTGCAAAGGACGGCAACAGCAACAGCAACACCACCAGCTCCGGTGGCAGCGGAGGAGGCTCAGCCATTTGGCCACCACCCCCAAACGGCTACCTTTCGATCACTTCCAGCTCG GGAAGGACGGAACCGGCAGGTGCATCTGTTGTACTGGGCCTGGCATTGCTTAAGCTGTTCTTTTTGTATCGAATTTATTGA
- the LOC116192023 gene encoding granule-bound starch synthase 1, chloroplastic/amyloplastic-like codes for MATVTASHFVSKSSHVSSHGASGSESKPHFARIGMRNQPVTHSGLRSLNKLDGLFTKKVAARQARKEAKSPEAGKIVCSGGMSIIFVAAEVGPWSKTGGLGDVLGGLPPALAARGHRVMTITPRYDQYKDAWDTCVLVDVMVGDRVERVRFYHCYKRGVDRVFVDHPMFLEKVWGKTGSKIYGPRAGSDYKDNQLRFSMLCQAALAAPRVLNLNSSKYFSGPYGEDVLFIANDWHTALLPCYLKTMYQSRGIYRHAKVVFCIHNIAYQGRFAFSDFSLLNLPDSFRGSFDFIDGYNKPVKGRKINWMKAAILEAHRILTVSPFYARELLSGIAKGVELDNILRKTGITGIINGMDVQEWNPATDKYIAIKYTIQTVMMAKPLLKEALQAAVGLPINRNIPVIGFIGRLEEQKGSDILVAAIPKFIRENVQIIILGTGKKHMERQIEQLEILYPDNTRGVAKFNVPLAHMITAGADFMLIPSRFEPCGLIQLHAMRYGTVPIVASTGGLVDTVKEGFTGFHMGDFHVNCDAVDPADVEAVGRHVMRALAAYGTPALKEMIQNCMAQDLSWKGPATQWEKMLLDLEVAGSEPGIEGEELAPLAKENVATP; via the exons ATGGCCACGGTAACGGCGTCGCACTTCGTGTCGAAGAGCTCCCATGTGAGCTCCCATGGAGCTTCGGGGTCAGAGTCCAAACCCCACTTTGCCCGGATTGGAATGAGGAACCAACCCGTGACCCACAGTGGGCTGAGATCCTTGAACAAGCTGGACGGACTGTTCACGAAGAAAGTGGCAGCGAGGCAAGCCAGGAAGGAAGCCAAGTCCCCCGAGGCGGGAAAGATCGTGTGCAGCGGAGGAATGAGTATTATCTTTGTGGCAGCCGAGGTCGGTCCGTGGAGCAAAACCGGAGGACTTGGCGATGTTCTCGGAGGACTGCCACCGGCTTTGGCG GCTAGGGGGCACCGTGTCATGACGATTACGCCGCGATATGACCAGTACAAAGATGCATGGGACACCTGCGTGCTTGTGGAC GTAATGGTTGGGGACAGGGTTGAAAGAGTTCGTTTCTACCACTGCTACAAGCGAGGAGTTGATCGTGTGTTTGTGGATCACCCTATGTTTCTGGAGAAG GTATGGGGCAAGACGGGGTCCAAGATATACGGACCGAGGGCTGGCTCGGACTACAAGGATAATCAACTTCGATTCAGCATGTTGTGCCAG GCTGCTCTTGCGGCGCCGAGAGTTCTGAACTTGAACAGCAGCAAGTACTTCTCAGGACCATATG GGGAGGATGTGCTTTTCATTGCCAATGATTGGCATACCGCTCTTCTTCCATGCTACCTGAAAACAATGTACCAATCCCGGGGTATATATAGACATGCCAAG GTGGTATTTTGCATCCACAACATAGCCTACCAAGGAAGATTCGCCTTCTCAGACTTCTCACTTCTTAACCTGCCTGACTCATTCAGGGGTTCATTCGACTTTATTGATGG GTACAACAAGCCTGTCAAGGGAAGGAAAATCAACTGGATGAAGGCTGCAATATTAGAAGCGCACCGGATCTTAACTGTGAGCCCTTTCTATGCTCGGGAGCTTCTTTCTGGAATCGCGAAGGGTGTGGAACTGGACAACATACTTCGTAAAACTGGCATCACTGGTATTATCAATGGTATGGATGTACAAGAGTGGAACCCAGCCACAGACAAGTATATCGCCATCAAGTACACTATTCAGACG GTAATGATGGCGAAGCCTTTGCTGAAGGAAGCACTGCAAGCAGCTGTTGGTTTGCCTATAAACAGAAACATTCCTGTCATTGGCTTCATCGGTAGGCTGGAGGAGCAGAAAGGTTCAGATATCTTAGTAGCAGCTATTCCGAAGTTCATCCGGGAAAACGTCCAAATAATTATTCTC GGAACTGGTAAAAAGCATATGGAGAGGCAGATCGAACAACTGGAGATTTTGTACCCGGACAACACAAGGGGCGtggccaaatttaacgtcccacTGGCCCATATGATCACCGCAGGAGCTGACTTCATGTTGATTCCTAGTAGATTTGAACCCTGCGGTCTTATTCAATTGCATGCTATGAGATATGGAACG GTGCCAATTGTGGCCTCAACTGGTGGCCTTGTCGACACAGTTAAAGAAGGGTTCACAGGATTCCACATGGGCGACTTTCATGTTAAC TGTGATGCTGTGGATCCTGCTGATGTGGAAGCAGTGGGTAGACACGTTATGAGAGCCCTTGCAGCCTATGGCACTCCTGCCCTGAAAGAGATGATCCAAAACTGCATGGCCCAAGACCTCTCCTGGAAG GGACCAGCAAcgcaatgggaaaagatgcTGTTGGATCTGGAGGTCGCAGGAAGTGAGCCTGGGATCGAAGGTGAAGAGCTTGCTCCACTCGCCAAAGAAAATGTGGCCACCCCTTGA